The Streptomyces sp. NBC_00344 genome includes a window with the following:
- a CDS encoding DUF350 domain-containing protein, producing MNDIVNGLGRAAVYGALGVVLLILGIVLVDLLTPGKLGRQIWEERNRNAATLLSSALLGIGGIVFTSIWTTYDDFGKGLASTALFGLLGLVMMAVAFLIVDLVTPGKLGATLVEQEPHPAVWVTASCNIAVAAIISASIA from the coding sequence ATGAACGACATCGTCAACGGACTTGGCCGCGCCGCCGTCTACGGAGCCCTCGGGGTGGTGCTGCTGATTCTCGGCATCGTCCTGGTGGACCTGCTGACCCCTGGAAAGCTCGGCCGGCAGATCTGGGAAGAGCGCAACCGCAACGCCGCCACGCTGCTCAGCTCGGCACTGCTCGGCATAGGCGGGATCGTGTTCACTTCGATATGGACGACCTACGACGACTTCGGCAAGGGCCTGGCGTCGACGGCCCTGTTCGGCCTGCTGGGCCTCGTGATGATGGCGGTGGCCTTCCTGATCGTCGACCTGGTCACCCCGGGCAAGCTCGGCGCGACCCTGGTCGAGCAGGAGCCGCACCCGGCGGTATGGGTCACGGCCTCCTGCAACATCGCGGTGGCGGCCATCATTTCGGCGTCCATCGCCTGA
- a CDS encoding ester cyclase, whose amino-acid sequence MSDRKQSLAATWDSVWNRGEVDDLDSLLKPGYVRHSSIADHSATQLKGSVVAARLAFPDLHVSIEDSVAEGDRLATRWHGSATHTGSYLGVPPTGRALTVSGVTISRFEGATIAEEWVTWDPRGLLGALGIISLGNAA is encoded by the coding sequence ATGTCAGACCGTAAGCAGAGCCTGGCCGCAACCTGGGACTCCGTGTGGAACCGGGGCGAGGTCGACGACCTCGACAGCCTGCTCAAGCCCGGTTACGTACGCCACTCCAGCATCGCCGACCACAGCGCCACTCAGCTCAAGGGCTCGGTCGTCGCCGCAAGGCTCGCGTTCCCCGACCTTCATGTGTCCATTGAGGACAGTGTCGCCGAGGGGGACCGCCTCGCGACCCGCTGGCACGGCTCGGCGACCCACACCGGCTCCTACCTCGGCGTCCCTCCGACCGGCCGCGCCCTCACCGTCTCCGGGGTCACCATCTCCCGATTCGAGGGCGCCACCATCGCCGAGGAGTGGGTCACCTGGGACCCGAGGGGACTGCTCGGGGCGCTCGGAATCATCTCCCTCGGCAACGCCGCCTGA
- a CDS encoding LLM class flavin-dependent oxidoreductase gives MSVSSRQPAAAPASAPDGLHFGWFIPTMGDTAAFGDPSARIEPNMEMFVRVAQAAEKAGMEYALVPVQTECYEAWISCAMIAARTTSLTLLVAARPGLIAPTVTAKMISTFDQLSGGRVAVNLIAGGSPREAAADGMFHEHDERYEIMDETVTLMKRVWTEDEPVDHKGKFFTVEGAVVKPKPYQKPFPQFFLGGLSDSAREICAKHADVYLFWGDTPENIATNIAKAKERAAHYGRADQLGYGMRLQTIVRDTEEEAWAAAEDLIAGPVGQQKWNGDWTESRAQDRMRELVQADNYRIAPHLWSGISSVRPGAGVAVVGNPEQVADTLLDFVDAGCTHFCLSGYPHDDAAERFGRDVMPIIRRKRAALKAS, from the coding sequence ATGTCCGTATCGTCCCGTCAGCCCGCTGCAGCCCCCGCGTCCGCCCCCGACGGACTGCATTTCGGCTGGTTCATCCCCACCATGGGCGACACCGCCGCGTTCGGCGACCCCTCCGCCCGGATAGAGCCGAACATGGAGATGTTCGTGCGGGTCGCCCAGGCCGCCGAGAAGGCCGGCATGGAGTACGCCCTCGTTCCTGTGCAGACCGAGTGCTACGAGGCATGGATCAGCTGCGCCATGATCGCCGCACGTACCACCTCGCTCACCCTGCTCGTGGCCGCCCGGCCCGGGCTGATCGCGCCCACGGTCACCGCCAAGATGATCAGTACATTCGACCAGCTGTCCGGCGGACGCGTCGCCGTCAACCTGATCGCGGGCGGATCGCCGCGCGAGGCGGCGGCCGACGGCATGTTCCACGAGCACGACGAGCGCTACGAGATCATGGACGAGACGGTCACCCTGATGAAGCGGGTGTGGACCGAGGACGAACCCGTCGACCACAAGGGCAAGTTCTTCACCGTCGAAGGAGCGGTCGTCAAGCCCAAGCCCTACCAGAAGCCTTTCCCCCAGTTCTTCCTCGGCGGTCTCTCGGACAGCGCGAGGGAGATCTGCGCCAAGCACGCGGACGTCTATCTGTTCTGGGGCGACACCCCGGAGAACATCGCCACGAACATCGCCAAGGCGAAGGAGCGCGCCGCCCACTACGGCCGCGCCGACCAACTCGGCTACGGCATGCGCCTGCAGACCATCGTCCGTGACACGGAGGAGGAAGCCTGGGCTGCGGCCGAGGACCTCATCGCCGGACCCGTCGGTCAGCAGAAGTGGAACGGCGACTGGACCGAGTCCCGCGCCCAGGACCGGATGCGTGAGCTCGTCCAGGCGGACAACTACCGCATCGCCCCGCACCTGTGGAGTGGCATTTCGAGCGTACGTCCGGGAGCCGGCGTCGCGGTCGTGGGCAATCCCGAGCAAGTGGCCGACACCCTCCTGGACTTCGTCGACGCAGGCTGCACGCACTTCTGCCTCTCCGGCTACCCGCATGACGACGCCGCGGAGCGCTTCGGCCGCGACGTCATGCCGATCATCCGGCGCAAGCGCGCCGCCCTCAAGGCGTCCTGA
- a CDS encoding DoxX family protein, with the protein MTCINRRDIGLLVLRIGTGAVLAAHGSQKLFGWFGGGGLDATAAGMEHMGFKPGRHSAAAAGLGEAGGGALLALGLATPVAGAAAAGAMAGAVAVHAPAGFFAQGGGFEYPAFLGFTAAVIGLTGPGRYSLDRATCHRFDQPWTVAVAFTGSALATAAVVSRRTRVLAEAKTAADNGADPEGQNA; encoded by the coding sequence ATGACCTGCATCAATCGACGTGACATCGGCCTGCTCGTACTGCGCATCGGTACCGGGGCCGTGCTCGCGGCGCACGGGTCGCAGAAGCTGTTCGGCTGGTTCGGCGGCGGAGGCCTCGACGCGACCGCCGCGGGGATGGAGCACATGGGATTCAAGCCCGGGCGCCACAGCGCCGCCGCCGCGGGTCTCGGCGAGGCGGGCGGTGGTGCACTGCTGGCGCTGGGGCTCGCCACGCCCGTAGCCGGGGCCGCGGCCGCGGGCGCCATGGCCGGAGCTGTCGCCGTTCACGCCCCTGCCGGTTTCTTCGCCCAGGGCGGCGGCTTCGAGTACCCCGCCTTTCTGGGCTTCACAGCCGCCGTGATCGGCCTGACGGGGCCGGGCCGCTACTCACTCGACCGGGCCACCTGCCACCGCTTCGACCAGCCCTGGACGGTTGCCGTCGCCTTCACGGGCAGCGCGCTGGCGACGGCGGCCGTGGTCAGCAGGCGGACCAGGGTGCTGGCCGAGGCGAAGACCGCAGCGGACAACGGGGCGGACCCGGAGGGCCAGAACGCTTAG
- a CDS encoding MaoC family dehydratase yields MRVFKSPAELRDAVGTRLGVSGLHTVGQDRVDLFAEATGDHQWIHVDSARAADGPFGTTIVHGYLTLSLLPVFAEECYRIDTMSMMVNYGLNRVRFPAPVPAGTALRATADLTSVEDVPGGVQAVITFTVESGAGGKPHCVAEAVVRYFD; encoded by the coding sequence ATGAGAGTCTTCAAGAGCCCGGCCGAACTGAGGGACGCCGTCGGCACCCGCCTGGGAGTCAGCGGCCTGCACACCGTCGGTCAGGACCGGGTGGACCTGTTCGCCGAGGCCACGGGCGATCACCAGTGGATCCACGTCGACTCCGCGCGGGCGGCGGACGGCCCTTTCGGCACGACGATCGTGCACGGCTACCTCACGCTGTCGCTGCTCCCGGTGTTTGCCGAGGAGTGCTACCGCATCGACACCATGAGCATGATGGTCAACTACGGGCTGAACCGGGTGCGATTCCCCGCTCCCGTCCCGGCGGGCACAGCGCTCCGCGCCACTGCCGACCTCACGTCCGTCGAAGACGTTCCGGGCGGTGTGCAGGCCGTCATCACGTTTACCGTCGAATCCGGGGCCGGAGGCAAGCCGCACTGTGTCGCGGAGGCCGTCGTACGGTACTTCGACTGA
- a CDS encoding MFS transporter — MPAQSSPPPDARRAWAVAALLCVLMAVNFADKSVLGLSADDLTEELGLTARQFGLAGSIFFLLFGITGVVVGFLGNRVTSTRLLLTVALAWSAAMGPLLLYPTFVTLLISRLLLGAAEGPTSPAAGHAIHKWFPESRRAVPTSLIFVGASAGVAISAPVLTYLIEHHGWASAYWALALLGIAWSAAWLLVGRDGPYTTYAAASDLSPAASTDPAERRTPYRKLFAASGWWGPLLALAPGYFAMALFSVWGPSYLGAVLGYSKQSVGLLIGFYGLVAGAAQIGLSWLSGRLIRSGMSTRWARGAYTGGTVALSGILLIASMAAHRSEASAWLMLVAFGLANSMYTIGYLLVSETSPVRQRSAMLASFNSAMTAGAVLAPFLGGLLVQQAPTETEGFRAAFLLAGLLLLVGGLAAAWFTDPVRDARRLGLRNAEAPMPTSTSVPSPS, encoded by the coding sequence ATGCCTGCCCAGTCCTCACCCCCTCCGGACGCCCGCCGCGCCTGGGCCGTGGCCGCACTCCTGTGCGTGCTCATGGCCGTCAACTTCGCCGACAAGAGTGTCCTCGGTCTCTCGGCGGACGACCTCACCGAGGAACTCGGTCTGACAGCGCGGCAGTTCGGCCTCGCCGGGAGCATCTTCTTCCTGTTGTTCGGTATCACGGGTGTCGTCGTCGGATTCCTCGGCAACCGGGTCACCAGCACGCGCCTGTTGCTCACCGTGGCCCTCGCCTGGTCGGCGGCCATGGGGCCGCTCCTGCTCTATCCCACCTTCGTGACCCTGCTGATCAGCCGCCTGCTGCTCGGTGCGGCCGAGGGCCCGACGTCCCCGGCCGCTGGCCACGCGATCCACAAGTGGTTCCCCGAGTCGCGGCGCGCCGTGCCCACGTCGCTCATCTTCGTGGGTGCCTCGGCCGGTGTCGCGATCTCCGCGCCCGTGCTCACCTACTTGATCGAGCACCATGGATGGGCCTCCGCATACTGGGCCCTGGCCCTCCTGGGCATCGCGTGGTCGGCGGCCTGGCTGCTGGTCGGGCGGGACGGCCCGTACACCACGTACGCTGCGGCGTCGGACCTGTCGCCGGCCGCGTCCACCGATCCCGCCGAGCGGCGCACGCCGTATCGCAAACTGTTCGCTGCGTCCGGCTGGTGGGGGCCACTGCTGGCGCTGGCACCGGGCTACTTCGCCATGGCCCTGTTCAGCGTCTGGGGTCCGAGCTACCTCGGCGCCGTGCTCGGCTATTCGAAGCAGTCGGTGGGGCTCCTCATCGGCTTCTACGGACTGGTCGCCGGCGCGGCCCAGATCGGTCTCAGCTGGCTCAGCGGACGGTTGATCAGGTCGGGGATGTCCACTCGATGGGCTCGAGGCGCCTATACGGGCGGCACGGTCGCCCTCAGCGGAATCCTGCTCATCGCCTCGATGGCGGCGCACCGCAGCGAAGCGTCCGCGTGGCTGATGCTGGTGGCCTTCGGGCTCGCCAACAGCATGTACACCATCGGCTATCTGCTCGTCTCCGAGACCTCTCCGGTACGCCAGCGCAGCGCGATGCTCGCGAGCTTCAACTCCGCGATGACGGCGGGCGCCGTGCTCGCGCCCTTCCTCGGCGGCCTGTTGGTGCAGCAGGCCCCCACGGAGACCGAGGGCTTCCGGGCTGCCTTCCTGCTCGCCGGTTTGCTGCTCCTCGTGGGCGGCCTGGCAGCGGCTTGGTTCACCGATCCGGTACGGGACGCCAGGCGTCTCGGCCTGCGAAACGCCGAGGCACCGATGCCGACATCCACGTCCGTCCCCAGCCCTTCCTAG
- a CDS encoding long-chain-fatty-acid--CoA ligase, with protein sequence MNLSDILSRSADRYGARAAVSSGEQHLTYAQLDNLAGRVAALLAERGVVPGDRVAVMLPNMLEFPVLYYGVLRAGGIVVPMNPLLKSREVAHYLRDSGARLIFAFGPVAERATAGAEGTPAHVVKIEAGSLDTLLAGYEEPASTAGGGQDDTAVILYTSGTTGVPKGAELTHANLARNADLTACSLFALTPDDAVMGCLPLFHAFGQTCAMNAAVGAGARLVLLPRFEPGAAWETIARERITIFEGVPTMYAALLGQNHDGVDASSLRLCASGGSALPVEVLHAFEAAFECPVLEGFGMSETSPVASFNHPDKPRKAGSIGTPVEGVEMRLVDEKDGVGELCVRGHNVMKGYWGRHEATAETVQDGWLHTGDLARVDADGYYFVVDRKKDLVIRGGFNIYPREIEEVLYEHPSVAEAAVIGVPHAMLGEEVAAAVTLRHGSGTTAGELKQFVKERVAPYKYPREVWILDLLPKGATGKILKRDIVRPETASR encoded by the coding sequence ATGAATCTCAGCGACATCTTGAGCCGGTCGGCGGATCGGTACGGCGCGCGTGCCGCCGTGTCCAGCGGGGAACAGCACCTCACCTACGCCCAGTTGGACAACCTCGCGGGGCGGGTGGCCGCGCTGCTCGCCGAACGGGGCGTAGTCCCCGGCGACCGCGTCGCGGTGATGCTGCCCAATATGCTGGAATTCCCCGTCCTCTACTACGGGGTCCTGCGCGCCGGGGGAATCGTGGTGCCGATGAACCCGCTTCTCAAGTCACGTGAGGTGGCGCACTACCTGAGGGATTCCGGGGCACGTCTGATCTTCGCGTTCGGACCGGTGGCCGAGAGGGCGACGGCGGGAGCCGAGGGGACGCCGGCGCATGTCGTGAAGATCGAGGCCGGATCCCTGGACACGCTCCTGGCCGGTTACGAGGAACCGGCGTCGACCGCCGGTGGCGGCCAGGACGACACCGCCGTCATCCTCTACACCTCCGGCACCACCGGCGTCCCCAAGGGCGCCGAGCTCACCCACGCGAACCTGGCGCGCAACGCCGACCTCACGGCATGCTCGCTCTTCGCGCTCACGCCCGACGACGCCGTCATGGGGTGCCTCCCCCTGTTCCACGCCTTCGGCCAGACCTGCGCCATGAACGCGGCCGTGGGCGCGGGCGCCCGGCTCGTCCTGCTGCCCCGGTTCGAGCCGGGCGCGGCCTGGGAGACGATCGCCCGCGAGCGCATCACGATCTTCGAGGGCGTGCCCACCATGTATGCCGCCCTGCTCGGCCAGAACCACGACGGCGTCGACGCATCCTCGCTGCGCCTGTGCGCGTCCGGCGGCTCGGCGCTGCCGGTAGAGGTGCTGCACGCCTTCGAAGCCGCGTTCGAGTGCCCCGTCCTTGAGGGCTTCGGCATGTCCGAGACCTCCCCCGTCGCATCCTTCAACCACCCCGACAAGCCGCGCAAGGCCGGCTCCATCGGCACCCCGGTCGAGGGCGTCGAGATGCGCCTCGTCGACGAGAAGGACGGAGTGGGCGAGCTCTGCGTGCGCGGCCACAACGTCATGAAGGGGTACTGGGGCCGACACGAAGCCACCGCCGAGACCGTCCAGGACGGCTGGCTGCACACCGGCGACCTCGCCCGAGTCGACGCGGACGGCTACTACTTCGTCGTCGACCGCAAGAAGGACCTCGTCATCCGCGGCGGGTTCAACATCTACCCCCGCGAGATCGAGGAGGTCCTGTACGAGCACCCGTCGGTCGCCGAAGCGGCGGTGATCGGTGTCCCGCACGCCATGCTCGGCGAGGAGGTCGCAGCGGCGGTCACACTGCGCCACGGCTCGGGCACCACTGCGGGGGAACTCAAGCAGTTCGTGAAGGAGCGGGTGGCGCCGTACAAGTACCCGCGCGAAGTGTGGATCCTCGACTTGCTCCCCAAGGGCGCTACGGGAAAGATCCTCAAGCGCGACATCGTCCGCCCGGAAACGGCGAGCCGATGA
- a CDS encoding NEW3 domain-containing protein — translation MLGRTSTSRALRRPVVTVAGTVAALVLSATASAPGASSAPGPAPRPGAVPSAAPYPNLSPTPPMGWNNWSYYGCDISENDVLSNARKLVSSGLAAKGYDTVTTDDCWMTHSRDARGDLVADAQRFPHGMAWLGKQLHSIGLKFGIYEDAGTSTCGGYPGSWGHIEQDARLFASWKVDYLKLDGCNVPSGSGETQEEVYRSVYSDMSKALLATRRPIVFSVSAPAYFQYDTPETWHKVISWSGQVGNLWREGADIAMEPASARAKWSSITYNYDYNVGLTDLQSPGRWNDPDFLLAGQSRLTGDEIRSQMSLWAVMAAPLISSADLTKAGPDALSVLGNTDVIAVDQDRTGLQGRIVQQGDGYDVLSKQLTGGERAVALFNSSDQARTITTTAAEAGLPAASSYTLRDLWSKRTTETAGTIEANVPAHGTVLYRVRKGATAHTAPATTVSWHRTSGAGTHATWKISVADHGHTALSGTELATGAPDGWTLTPPRARLGRIAPGRSASLTVRSAGPDANPGTTASTLTATAHYRAGAAGQRAVSGEATDTVVVPYPDLASAFNNAGVTNESAPPTDGNYTTGNFDGDGDSYSAQALAAVGVTPGAQLTKNGVSWTFPAAKPGSADNVSAAGQVIRTSGRGPALWFLGAEAGAVEGTVTVTYTDGSRSTGKLGFPNWCCTAGTDYGAVTVATADHRNTPDGPANFGVGYKLFGNSVPLTEGKTVESVTLPDEDAIHIFALSVS, via the coding sequence TTGCTCGGAAGAACAAGCACGTCCCGCGCCCTCCGCCGTCCGGTCGTCACTGTGGCCGGCACGGTCGCGGCGCTGGTGCTGAGCGCCACGGCCAGTGCCCCCGGGGCTTCTTCGGCGCCCGGCCCGGCACCACGGCCCGGCGCCGTCCCGTCCGCTGCCCCGTACCCCAACCTCTCGCCCACTCCCCCGATGGGGTGGAACAACTGGTCCTACTACGGCTGCGACATCAGCGAGAACGACGTCCTGTCCAACGCCCGCAAGCTGGTCTCGTCCGGCCTGGCAGCCAAGGGCTACGACACCGTCACCACGGATGACTGCTGGATGACCCACAGCCGGGACGCCCGGGGCGATCTCGTCGCCGACGCACAGCGCTTCCCGCACGGCATGGCCTGGCTGGGCAAGCAACTGCACTCGATAGGGCTGAAGTTCGGCATATACGAGGATGCGGGCACCAGCACCTGCGGTGGCTACCCCGGCTCCTGGGGTCACATCGAGCAGGACGCCCGCCTCTTCGCCTCCTGGAAGGTGGACTATCTCAAACTGGACGGATGCAACGTCCCCTCGGGCTCCGGAGAGACCCAGGAGGAGGTCTACCGGTCCGTCTACTCCGACATGAGCAAAGCGCTTCTCGCCACCAGGAGGCCGATCGTCTTCTCGGTCTCGGCCCCCGCCTACTTCCAGTACGACACCCCGGAGACCTGGCACAAGGTCATCTCCTGGTCAGGCCAGGTCGGCAACCTCTGGCGGGAGGGCGCGGACATCGCGATGGAGCCGGCCAGTGCCCGTGCCAAGTGGTCGTCGATCACGTACAACTACGACTACAACGTGGGGCTCACCGATCTGCAGAGCCCCGGCCGCTGGAACGACCCGGACTTCCTCCTCGCCGGACAGTCCCGGCTCACCGGCGATGAGATCCGCAGTCAGATGTCCCTGTGGGCGGTCATGGCGGCCCCGTTGATTTCCAGCGCTGATCTAACGAAGGCCGGCCCGGACGCCCTGTCCGTGCTAGGAAACACCGACGTCATCGCGGTGGACCAGGACCGGACCGGGCTGCAGGGCCGGATCGTGCAGCAGGGCGACGGTTACGACGTTCTGTCGAAGCAACTCACCGGCGGGGAACGGGCGGTCGCTCTGTTCAACTCCTCCGATCAGGCACGCACGATCACCACCACGGCGGCTGAAGCAGGACTTCCGGCGGCCTCGTCGTACACATTGCGGGATCTCTGGTCCAAGAGGACGACGGAGACCGCCGGCACCATCGAGGCGAACGTGCCGGCGCATGGCACCGTCCTGTACCGGGTCCGCAAGGGGGCCACCGCACACACCGCACCGGCCACCACGGTCAGTTGGCACCGGACCTCCGGCGCTGGAACACATGCGACATGGAAGATCAGCGTCGCCGACCACGGTCATACAGCGTTGTCCGGCACCGAGCTGGCGACCGGCGCACCTGATGGATGGACGCTCACCCCGCCCCGGGCGCGTCTCGGCAGGATCGCACCGGGCCGTTCCGCGTCGCTGACCGTACGGTCCGCCGGGCCCGACGCGAACCCCGGCACCACCGCGAGCACGCTCACCGCAACCGCCCACTACCGCGCGGGCGCCGCAGGACAGCGGGCTGTTTCCGGAGAGGCAACAGACACGGTGGTGGTGCCTTACCCGGATCTCGCATCCGCCTTCAACAACGCCGGCGTCACCAATGAATCCGCTCCACCCACCGATGGCAACTACACCACGGGCAACTTCGACGGTGACGGCGACAGCTACTCCGCGCAGGCCCTCGCGGCAGTCGGCGTCACACCGGGCGCACAGCTCACCAAGAACGGTGTGAGCTGGACCTTTCCCGCTGCGAAGCCGGGAAGTGCGGACAACGTCTCCGCCGCGGGACAGGTCATCCGCACCAGTGGCCGGGGGCCGGCTCTCTGGTTCCTCGGCGCCGAGGCGGGCGCTGTCGAAGGAACGGTAACCGTCACCTACACCGACGGCAGCCGGAGCACCGGCAAACTCGGCTTCCCCAACTGGTGCTGCACGGCGGGCACCGACTACGGGGCCGTCACGGTGGCAACGGCCGACCACCGCAACACACCGGACGGCCCGGCGAACTTCGGCGTCGGCTACAAACTCTTCGGCAACTCCGTACCGCTCACGGAAGGGAAAACCGTGGAGTCGGTGACACTGCCCGACGAGGACGCGATCCACATCTTCGCCCTCTCGGTGAGCTGA
- a CDS encoding aldehyde dehydrogenase family protein: MSTETAPELDCAVLDRAVAELRSGSRTWTAVPLAERIALLERMMPKVIENASALAAAGAHAKGYDPASPWAAEDWTTGPWAVVQNIGAYLHVLRRIAAGKEPVASGAVHERGDRTLVDVFPGTGWDALLLNGFTAQVWLTPGTTPAQAIERAAGEYRGRPGRTAVALVLGAGNVAAITALDILHKLYAEGQVVLAKMNPVNAYVRPHFEKIFAEFIECGWLRFVDGGAAEGGYLATHEGIDEIHVTGSGRTHDAIVWGTDDRAEERRTSDTPLVTKPFTSELGGISPCIVAPGPWSEADFRFQAEHIVTSKMNNSGHNCIASQILVLPREWDGTAKLLDAIRAVLRELPARGDYYPGADRRIAAVLKAHPDAETYGEGECRVLVPDIAAHDDVMITDEVFASALGVVRLPGATAAEFLPGAVDFANNTLPGTLGATLIVHPRTEKAERDLVDRAVADLRYGTLGVNCWSAIGFLLGFTPWGAHPGHTRQDIGSGVGFVHNAFLLEDIEKTVLRAPFAPAPRGLFGGSPSLSPKPPYFVTNRTALTTIQRVTRFTAAPGLMRLPAVFSSALRG, from the coding sequence GTGAGCACAGAGACCGCCCCCGAGCTGGACTGCGCCGTCTTGGACCGTGCTGTCGCCGAGCTGCGGTCCGGCAGCCGGACCTGGACCGCAGTTCCCCTCGCCGAACGCATCGCGCTGCTCGAACGCATGATGCCGAAGGTCATCGAGAACGCCTCGGCACTCGCCGCTGCCGGAGCCCACGCCAAAGGCTACGACCCGGCGTCGCCCTGGGCTGCCGAGGACTGGACCACCGGCCCCTGGGCCGTGGTCCAGAACATCGGTGCGTACCTTCACGTCCTGCGCCGGATCGCCGCAGGGAAGGAACCCGTCGCGAGCGGCGCTGTGCACGAGCGCGGTGACCGAACCCTGGTCGACGTCTTCCCCGGCACCGGCTGGGACGCCTTGCTGCTCAACGGCTTCACCGCCCAGGTGTGGCTGACCCCCGGAACCACCCCGGCGCAGGCGATCGAGCGGGCGGCGGGCGAGTACCGCGGCAGGCCCGGCCGCACGGCCGTGGCTCTGGTCCTCGGCGCGGGAAATGTCGCCGCGATCACCGCCCTCGACATCCTCCACAAGCTCTACGCCGAGGGCCAGGTCGTCCTCGCGAAGATGAACCCGGTCAACGCCTACGTCCGCCCGCACTTCGAGAAGATATTCGCGGAGTTCATCGAGTGCGGATGGCTCCGCTTCGTCGACGGCGGTGCCGCCGAGGGCGGCTACCTCGCCACCCACGAAGGCATCGACGAAATCCACGTCACCGGCAGTGGCCGCACCCACGACGCGATCGTCTGGGGCACCGACGACCGTGCCGAGGAGCGTCGCACGTCCGACACCCCGCTGGTCACCAAGCCGTTCACCAGCGAACTCGGCGGGATCAGCCCCTGCATCGTTGCCCCGGGGCCGTGGAGCGAGGCGGACTTCCGCTTCCAGGCCGAGCACATCGTCACCAGCAAGATGAACAACTCGGGCCACAACTGCATCGCCAGCCAGATCCTCGTACTGCCCCGCGAGTGGGATGGCACCGCGAAACTCCTCGACGCCATCCGTGCGGTGCTGCGTGAACTCCCGGCGCGCGGCGACTACTACCCGGGGGCGGACCGGCGTATCGCGGCGGTTCTGAAGGCCCACCCCGATGCGGAGACCTATGGCGAGGGAGAGTGCCGGGTCCTGGTCCCGGACATCGCCGCACACGATGACGTAATGATCACCGACGAGGTCTTCGCCAGTGCCCTCGGAGTCGTCCGCCTTCCCGGCGCCACGGCCGCCGAATTCTTGCCCGGCGCCGTCGACTTCGCCAACAACACGCTCCCGGGCACGCTCGGCGCCACCCTCATCGTCCATCCCAGGACCGAGAAGGCGGAACGGGACCTGGTGGACCGCGCCGTCGCCGACCTGCGCTACGGCACGCTCGGGGTCAACTGCTGGTCGGCGATCGGCTTCCTGCTCGGCTTCACTCCATGGGGCGCCCACCCGGGCCATACCCGCCAGGACATCGGCAGCGGCGTCGGGTTCGTCCACAACGCGTTCCTGCTCGAGGACATCGAGAAGACGGTGCTGCGCGCTCCGTTCGCCCCCGCTCCGCGCGGCCTGTTCGGCGGCTCCCCGTCACTCTCGCCGAAGCCGCCCTACTTCGTCACCAACCGCACCGCCCTGACCACCATCCAGCGCGTGACCCGGTTCACCGCCGCCCCCGGCCTCATGCGGCTGCCCGCCGTCTTCTCCTCCGCACTGCGCGGCTGA
- a CDS encoding cupin domain-containing protein produces MEIIKGAGVWTRPGEAGNDWIEQLRTSDLSVGTYCIPVGGRDAQSPHTEDEIYVVTAGRAKIETPGGTDEVSPGTVIFVPAGEEHRFTEVAEDLVLLVVFGPAYGSRPTKS; encoded by the coding sequence ATGGAGATCATCAAGGGTGCAGGCGTGTGGACGCGCCCCGGCGAAGCGGGCAATGACTGGATCGAGCAGCTGCGGACGTCGGATCTGTCGGTGGGAACGTACTGCATCCCGGTCGGCGGGCGTGATGCCCAGAGCCCGCACACCGAGGATGAGATCTATGTCGTCACAGCCGGACGCGCCAAGATCGAAACACCAGGCGGAACGGACGAGGTGAGTCCCGGGACGGTGATCTTCGTGCCGGCCGGTGAAGAACATCGATTCACAGAAGTGGCCGAAGACCTGGTGCTGCTCGTGGTGTTCGGGCCGGCGTATGGCTCGCGCCCGACCAAGTCTTAG
- a CDS encoding TetR/AcrR family transcriptional regulator has protein sequence MSRQQERRRGRPLDDSTTGVILDATLELWGEVGFAAVTIDAVAARAGVSKPTVYRRWSAKRELLITAIERFVAPADIPDLGSFKAEVTEFLRNRGEMYRSPRVRRIMAGMIAACTEDEEFHGEVQPFIDRFPAAMRLIIQRGIARGEVRPDTDVELLAAMINGSFYYRSIIEQKGVDERSVEFVVGMIMAAVPPGTERDLPLGR, from the coding sequence GTGTCACGGCAGCAGGAACGGCGCCGTGGGCGCCCTCTGGACGACAGCACCACGGGCGTCATCCTGGACGCGACACTGGAGCTGTGGGGCGAGGTCGGCTTCGCGGCAGTCACCATCGACGCCGTCGCCGCCCGCGCCGGAGTCAGCAAGCCGACCGTCTATCGACGCTGGTCGGCCAAGCGTGAACTGCTCATCACGGCGATCGAGCGGTTCGTCGCACCGGCGGACATTCCCGACCTTGGCTCGTTCAAGGCCGAGGTCACGGAGTTCCTGCGCAACCGTGGCGAGATGTACCGCAGCCCCAGGGTGCGGCGCATCATGGCCGGCATGATCGCCGCCTGCACCGAGGACGAGGAATTCCACGGTGAGGTCCAGCCGTTCATCGACCGCTTCCCGGCCGCGATGCGCCTCATCATCCAGCGCGGGATCGCCCGGGGCGAGGTGCGGCCCGACACGGATGTCGAGCTGCTCGCCGCGATGATCAATGGCTCCTTCTACTACCGCTCCATCATCGAACAGAAGGGCGTGGACGAGCGCTCGGTCGAGTTCGTCGTCGGCATGATCATGGCTGCCGTGCCCCCCGGTACGGAGAGAGATCTCCCCCTGGGGCGCTGA